In Fastidiosipila sp., the genomic window GGAGGGCGATAGCCGCGCCCGACAAACCCGCGATCAGGGCATGGCTCTCGCTTGTCGGTATCCCCAATCGGGAGGCCGCCGTTGCCCAGACAACGATGGCGAACATACCGGCGCAAAGACCGACAATACTGGCGTGGGCGTCATGACCAAAGTCGACCATATTGAAAATGGTCTCAGCCACCGTGGCATTGAGCATGGTCATGAGGAAGACACCTAGAAAATTCATGACGGCCGCAAGGACAATGGCCGCGCGCACAGAGATGGCCCGGGTCGATACGGCAGTCGCTATGGCGTTTGGCGCATCAGTCCAGCCATTGACCAGAATCACGCCCAGGGTCAGCAGCGTGGTGACGGCAAGCAAGGGATTGGATGCGACATCGCGCACAAATGAAAGAAAATCAATCGCCATCTTACTCTGCCGTGCTGAAAGCCCCGCTCCTAGAGGGTGGAGTTATTGGCGTTGTCGCGCTTGGGCATTCCGCCCCGCATGGCATCGAAAAGCGATTTGTCAGCCATGGAAACATTGATGGACGAAATAAACTGATCGTTGCTTCGCGTCTTCATCAGGAGATTGAGCATGGTCTCTGTCACCGCCGCCGTCTCCAGCTGGGAGAATGTCTTCCTCAGGATCCAGATGGCGTCGAGCTCTTTTTCGGACAGCAGCAGTTCCTCGCGCCGGGTGCCCGATCGCGTGATATCGATGGCCGGGAAGATCCGTTTGTCCGCCAGCTTGCGGTCTAAAATGACCTCCATGTTGCCCGTCCCCTTGAACTCCTCGAAAATCACCTCATCCATCCGCGAACCCGTCTCGATCAGGGCAGTCGCGATGATGGTCAGACTCCCGCCGTGCTCGATGTTGCGGGCAGCGCCGAAAAAGCGTTTGGGGCCATAAAGGGCGCCGGGATCCAGACCGCCCGACAGTGTCCTGCCGGTCGGGTTGATGGTCAGGTTATAGGCGCGTCCCATCCGGGTAATACTGTCAAGGAGAATAACCACGTCGTGGCCAAGCTCAACCAGGCGCATGGCCCGCTCCAGGACAAGCTCCGTGATCCTCACGTGATTTTCCGGCGTTTTGTCAAAAGTGGAATAGACAACTTCCCCCTCGATCGACCGCTGCATATCGGTCACTTCCTCGGGCCGTTCATCAATCAGGAGAACAATCAGTTTGGTCTCAGGGCTGTTGATGGTAATGGCGTTGGCGATCTTTTGCAAAAGGATGGTTTTGCCGGCCTTGGGCGGAGAAACGATCATGCCGCGCTGCCCTTTGCCGATGGGGCAGACCAGATCGATGACCCGTGTCGAAAGTTCCTCACGGACGGTTTCAAGCGTATAGCGTTCCCTGGGATAAATGGGCGTCAGCCGGTCAAAATGGGGCCGGCGAATCATCTTCTCGGGTGCCTCCCCGTTGACTTCGCGGATGTAAAAAAGTGCCCGGTAGCGGTCATTGTCACGCTGCTGCCTGACCGGACCAGTCACCAGATCACCTGTCCGCAGCCCAAAGCGCCTGACATATTGAGGAGGCACGTAAATATCCCTGCTGCTCTGAATGTAGTTTTCAATCCGCAAAAAGCCATAACCCTCCGGCATGACTTCAAGGACCCCGGTCATCAGTTCCTGCGTTTCGACTTGCTTTTCAGCCTCGCCTTCTTCCGGCGCCGCGGCGTCATCCATGACCGCTTCGTCCGGAGGAGGGGGGTCCACGAGCTCGGTATCTTCCTTTTCAGCCGGGGGAGCCGAAGCATTCTTCTTCCTGGGTGTCACTTTTGTCGCTTTCCGGGCCGGCGTTTTCCTGCCGGCAGGCGGAGACTCGACTGATTCTTTTTCTTCCCCCGCCTTCTGCGGTCCGCCCGGACCTGTATCTTCAGGCACCGCCAGTTCAGACTCTTCCTCCATGCGTGTCAGGAAGTCGATCAGCTGCTGCTTGGTCATCCTGCTTGTATCCGCCGGCGTCAAGAGGCCTGATATATGGGCAATTTCCGAAAGGTCTTTTTTTGTTTTCCCGCGAATATCAGGTAATGCCATAAATTTTCCTCTTCTTCTCTTTTCGATTAAACTTCACTTCCGAATACGGGTTACAGCCCGCCAAGCAACACACCCACGCCTCCCGCTTTCGCTCCTTCAATCATTTGAACCGGGGGGAACTTAAAATGGATCTTGGCTGCTATTCCCTGAAAATCGCTTTGCAGCTTCATCGTATCTCAAAGCCTGTCAGGGGGATCAGCGCAAGTATAAACAAGTCTCTCCTGCCCGTCAACACCTGGAACAAATCAAAGCCCGGCTATATCGGCGAAGCGGTCCATGATGTTGAGAGCGATGCCCGTACCGATGGCAACACAGGAAATGGGGTCTTCAGCGACAATGACCTCAATGCCGACCCGGGTCGCCAGCATCCTGTCAAGGCCGTAAAGCAGGGAGCCCCCGCCAGTCATGACGATCCCGCGCTGGCTCAGGTCGGCCATCAATTCGGGGGGCGTCTGCTCAAGGACGGAGTGAATGGCCTCGAAGATCAGGCTGACCGGTTCCTCCAGGGCCTCCAGCATCTCCGTTGAACTGATGGTCAGAATGGCCGGCATACCGGTCACGATGTTGCGGCCGCGGACCTCCATGGTCAGCTCTTCTTCGCGCGGATAGGCACAGCCGATATTGATCTTCAGCTCCTCTGCCGTCTGCTCCCCGATCAATACGTTGTGCCGGCGCCGGATGTAGCGGATGATGGCCTCATCAAATTTGTCTCCGGCAACCTTGGTGGAGGCGTCGACCACGGGCCTGCAAAGGGAAATGACTGCAATGTCAGTCGTGCCGCCACCAATATCGATAATCATGCTGCCGGAAGCCTGGGTGATGTCAATCCCCGCGCCGATCGCCGAGGCGATGGGCTCGCGGATCAAAAAGACCTCGCGCGCACCTGCGTGGCGGCAGGCATCTTCAACCGCTTTTTGCTCGACCGGGGTAATCACTCCGGGAACTGACACGACGATGGTCGGTTTGAAATAGCGGCCGAGAAAACCGGTGTTGACGCGACCGATGAACTCCTTCAGCATGATCTCCGTCACCTGAAAATCGGAGATGACTCCTTCACGAAGCGGCCGGATCGCTTTGACAATATCAGGCGTACGGCCCAGCATGAGACTGGCCCGTTCGCCGACGGCCAGCACCCGGCTGGTCCGCGTGTTAACTGCGACAACGGAAGGTTCCCTCAGGACGACTCCACGCCCCTCAACATAAATAAGAACGGTTGCCGTTCCCAAATCAATGCCTATATTCAGTCCAAGACCCATCGATGATACCGATCAACTAAGTGATTGTCAGAAATGGATGCCGCGATTGTCCGGCATACGGTGACATGATACAATAATTCGCGGACAGGGGCAAACATTCCCGTAGGCACAAGAGGGAAAAAGCGACCCCCTGTCTATTCGTTCAAACCTGCGTTTTATAGCTGACAGAGGCGGCCTGTGATTAAATTCGGCGGTTATATTTTCACCCTCATCCACCTGGCAGGTGCCTTCTTCCCCTCCGCGCTTTCCGCCACGGCCAGTTTCTTGACTCAGATCAGCGGTCACCTCGCTTTTGCACTTTTCGCCCTGCTGATCGCGCGTGGGGCCAGGCGGACTTCCAACCATTTTTTATATTTTGTCCGGCTCCTGGTTTCTGCCCTTGTCACTGAAGTCATCCTCTATACCGCCAGCAAAGAACTCGGCCTTTATTTCGCCGGACGCAATGCTCTCTTTACTTACGCCGCGTCGATCGCCCTGATTGCCGGCCTTTCAATGGCCATCGGATGCTATCAGGATCTGGTGGCCCATGCGGTCCCCGCGGGAGGCGAGATCGACAGGAAAATTCTCTTCGGCGTGCCTGTTAACCCGGGAAACTACAGGATGGCACCCGCCATGGGAATCGTCCTGGGTTTGGCAACGGCAGGACTGGCTCTCTTCGTCACCCTCTTCTTCAACTTTTCCTATGGCCTTTTTGGACTTTTCTACATCCTGTTGGCCTTCATGGCCATGAGGGAAGCCGCTTCCCCGCAACGCCCCGTCATACGGAATTCCATTTTCAGCACAAGAGGTGAATGCGGGCGTGCGCTCCTCTACCTAACGGCCCTTGCCGCAGTGGCCATCCTGCTCTCATTTGTCTTCATCAGCCTGAGAGCAAAGATCCCGCTCAGCTACCTGGCGACCCTGACCGCCATCCCCCTCGCAGCCATTCTGCCCGAGGGCCGGCCACTGTCACCTGGCGTTCGCCGTTTACCCTACGCCGCCCTGCCAGCCCTGACGGGGATCTTTTTTCTGCTCCGCCTCATCATTCGATAACAAGAAGAAACCTCCCGGTTCTTGCCAGGAGGTTCCACCTCACAGGAAAGCCTTGGCGGAGGGCAAGAGATTCGAACTCTCGATACCCTTTGAGGGGTACACGCGATTTCCAGTCGCGCTCCTTCAACCAACTCGGACAACCCTCCACATTACAGGCCGGCGCTGGCACATTGGCATTTCCAAAGCAAGGGAATTGTATCATCGGTCTTGATTTCCTGTCAATGTAACAGACCCGGGGCACCGCCGGGTCTGTCCATCAATTGGAGGAGAAAAGTATGAAAACAGAGCTTCAACTCTTGTCTATGGCAGCATTGTACGATGCATAGATTGCCAACCTGCTAATCAATTATGAATAAAGAGAGAACAATTGAGCGGAAATCCTCTTTAATGTCATATAAGAGCTCGCGTGTCACGAGTTCGTCATGTTACCGTGCTGCTTCCCATCCGGACTCCCTAATCCAGGTGGGTGAGCGCATCGGGGTTAAGAGCCGCCTGGTCAGCCGGTCTGTCAATCAGGAAACCGCCGCCCGGTGTCGCAATGCGGAGCGTCACCGGTCTTTTTGATGATTCGAAGGAGGTGTCTTTGAGATCAACCACCTCTGCCCTGACCTGGCAGTACAGATCGAAGAGTTCAATGCTTTCCCGGGCTGAAACATCTTCCGGCAAAATGAGGACGACATCGGTACCGGTCATCCCCTGGACCCGGATGTCCTTTTCTTTATCGAGGGTATAGCTCAGCTTACTGACAAAGCTGTCGGTGATGGCCGCTTGCCGGTGGTTGCGTTTGGCGATCAGGGGGAAGGCCACCGCACTTAAGATGCCAAGGACTGCAACAGTCAGGGCTGAATACAGGACAATGACCTTGACCGGTATCTTCAAACTGGGAACTTTTGACTCCGGCAACTGGTAGCCATCTTCTTTTTTTTCGGCTGTGACCGGCGCCGCGGGCTGCGCAGTGACGGCAGATCCACGCCGGGGCCGTCCGGCTGCAATTGGCGGTCCCTGGTATTCGGGTTGTTTTTCGTTGGGGAAAGTAAACAGTTCCGGGTTTTCCAGCGCCTTGAAAGCCTCTTCGCTGTCAAAAACACAGTCGCAAAAAAGGCAATGACCCTTGGGTGTATCCGGATCCAAAAAGAGGAGGGATCCGCAGTTGATGCAACGACCTTCTTTAAAAGCCATGACAGACTCCAGTTCTCAAAAAATCAGTCGCCTGGGGCCGGCAAAACAGCGTCCGGCAAATCAAGCTAGATTATTCTAACACACTGACCTGCCCCGTGATATATGATGAAGTCGAGGATCAGTGACATGGATGAGCGGAATTCACAGGCTTACACGGAAGACCAGCTTTCTTTTTTTATGGAGGAAGCCCTGGCACAGGCCCGGCTGGCGGAACTTGACGGGGAAGTACCGATTGGGGCCGTAATCGTTCAGCATGGTCAGATCATCGCACGGGGGAAAAACAGCCGGGAAGAGTCCCAGGATGCTACGGGCCACGCGGAGATCGACGCCATTCGGCAAGCCTGCCATCAAACCGGCAGCTGGCGCCTGAATGACTGTGATCTTTTTGTCACCCTGGAGCCCTGCCTTATGTGTGCCGGAGCTATCATTCAGGCACGGATCCGCCATCTCTATTTCGGGGCCAGCGATCCCAAATCCGGCATGGCAGGATCAGCCGGCGACGCCTTTGCGCTTCCTGCCAACCACACCGTCCGGATCACGGGCGGCCTCCTGGCTGGACCATGCGGGGATCTTCTTCGCTCTTTTTTTGAAAGGAAAAGAAATAAAATATGATAAGCTTGTCTCCGGCGCCCCGAGACACAAGCGCCTGGTTATTCCATACCGGGACGGAGTTTGTTCATTGAAGTGGAAACGAAAAGATAAACCAACAGACATTCAGCGGCGCGGCTGGCAGGGCCATTTCCTCTTTTTACTGGGTATGCTGCTGAGCCGTCTCTTTCTCCGCCTGCGTTACCTGGGCAGGGATCATATTCCCCGCCGGGGTTCCTACCTGGTCGTCGCCAACCACCAGTCCATGGTGGACGGCCTGTGGATTATGGGGGGCATCCCCTCCAGCCAGCTCCCGCGCTTCTCCGTGATCGGCGGATCCGACCTTGAACAAAGCTTCGGCCTGACAGGCAGAATTCTTTTTCGTGTCGGCAAAGTCATCCCGATCGACCGCCACGGCAATCCACTCCGGGGACTGCTTCTTGCCAAGAAGGCCATCGAAAAAAACACCATCGTCATGATTCATCCTGAAGGAACCCGGACGTATGATGGCCGGATCGGTGAGATGAAAAACGGTGCGGCCTACCTGGCCAAAAAGACCGGAGTTCCTGTCATCCCCGTCTACATCAACGGCGCCTTTGATGTCTTTTCCAGGCACATGTCCATGCCCCGCCCGATCGACTGGAAACGGTTCCGGCGCAAAAAGGTAACCATCGAGTTCTGTCCTCCCATCGATCCAGCTGTTTTCAAGGATGTCGATTCTCTGATGGAGGCCATCAGCCAGACACTTCTCCAAAAAGAAGAGGCAGCTTTGGCGTTGGGGGAAACAACCCGGTAAACCCGCTTAACTTTTCTTGATCCATGGCAGGATCGGCCCGATTCTGCTTCTGCGGATGCGTCCCGAAAGAAGGATATATTCCGGCTCATAACGCTCCTCTGTCACACTGCCATACTCCCGGGCATGGGCGACAATGCCCGCCTGAGCATAAGGAAGGGCGGCACAGAATTCAACCAGTGTCTCATCAACAAAGCGGGCCAGTCTTTCCTTTAACTGCACCAGGCCCTCTCCCGTCAAAGCTGAAACCTGCACGATCCTGTCTGCATCTTCGTGCCGGAGGGCTACCATCACGTCGTGATAAGCATCGGGTCTGACCTGATCCATCTTATTCAACACATAGATCAGGGGCAGCATGCCGGCGCCCAGATCGTTGAGCTGATGCTGGACCACTTCAATCTGCGAAGCCGCGTCGGGGTCCGACATATCACAGACCAGCAGAATCAGGTCGGCGCTTGCGGCTTCCTCGAAAGTCGCCCGGAAGGCCTGGAGCAAAAAATCAGGCAGATCCCGGATAAAACCGACTGTATCTACAAGGATAAGCGACAAGCCGTCATGGATTTCAATCCGCCTGGCTGTCGGGTCAAGCGTCATGAACAACTGGTCACCTGTTGCCAGTTCGGCATCACTCAGCTTGTTCAGCAGTGTTGATTTGCCCGCATTGGTATAACCAACAATGGCTGCGGTAATCATTTCACGGCGATGGCGCAAAGCTCTGGATCGCTCACGCCGCCCTTCCATTCTCCTAAGCTGGCTCCGGAGGACGCCCATCCGCTTGCGGATGACGCGCCGGTCCTGCTCCAGTTTGGTTTCGCCCGGTCCCCGTGTTCCGATACCCCCGCCAAGACGTGACAGCTCCACGCCCCGGCCTGTCAATTGAGTCAAACGATAACGGAGCCAGGCCAGCTCGACTTGGATTTTTCCTTCGTCAGTCCGTGCCCTGTCGGCGAAAATGGACAAAATCACATTGACCCGGTCACTGATCCTGATCTTGACCGCATCAGTGATCCCCCGGGTTTGTGCAGGCGTCAGCTCGCCGTCAAAGATCAGATAAGTTGCCTCTTTCTCCCGCGCTAATTCAGCGATTTCAAGCAACTTGCCCGACCCGACAAAGGTCAGGCCGTCCGGCTGCTCAAGGCGCTGAATGACGCGGCCTTTCACAGCAAATCCATTGGTCCCCGCCAGATCCTCCAGCTCGTCCAGCGACCGGACGACAGCGTCCTGGGAGCGTTTCCCCGTGTCCACGGCCACAAGCAGGGCACCTGCGGCTTCTTCTCCTGTGCCAGACATGGGGGATCGGTTCTTGTCTGTTTGCATCTTTTCTATTTCTCAAGCTTCTTTTTTGATTGATCTTTCCGCAGCTTTTTGACGGCTCCGAAAAATCGATTCAGCGCTTATGCTATCTTCAATAAGAGGAACAACAACGCGACAGACATTCCCCGTGAGGTAGCTGCCATGCATCCTGTCCCCCACCCAAACACTCCCTGCTTCAAAAGGCAACTCAAGCCGGAACCGGCCACCTTTCCGCCTTTATCCCGCCATCCCGGACCCGACAATTGTCGTATTACCGACGGCATCTGGGTCGGTTATATGATCCGGCGGGAAAGGCAGCGCCGCCACGTGACTCAGCAGATCATCGCCGGTGAGCTCGGTTATGGCATGAGCGCCATCTCCACCATTGAGTCCGGAGGGAGTTTCTCAAACATTCGGCGGACCCGGAGCGTGCTGGGTCTGCTCGGCATCGAAACCAGCCTGTGTCTGGCGGCAATCAGCGCTCATGAGTCGATTCACCGTCTTCTTGAGGCTCATAAGCGTCAAAAGGAGGAATCAAGGCCCGCGCTGTATCGTCCTTCAAAGACTCCGCCGCAACCTCCATATCTGCCAACCGTTGCGGATAGAGCTTGCGGCAAGCCTGGTCAAGTGCCCGGATCATGGCCGGCCCTTGGGGCAAATCAGAAAGCGCGGCCAACAGGGGAATCATGGCCAGATAAACATCCGAAATGATTTTGTTCTCTTTTTCCTTGGCTTTCATCCGCATCAGGCCAAATAGTTTTCGGCCGAATCCATCGTCGTCGCGGCAGATGGTGAGGTATTTGGCCGCCGAATCAAATAAATGCAATTCCAGCAGGGCTTGACTTTCATCGCCCGCATCTTGCAGGACCTCTGTCAAATCTTTTTGTGAAAAAAACCGCTTTAACTCCTTGCTGGCACGTTTTCGCTCGCTCCGGCCTCTTGTTCCAGCTGCGAAAACATGGCAGTAGAGCCAGGGTTGCAGGAAGCGGTCGCCCTTTTCCCTTTTCCCCGAAAGCTCAAAAAATCTGAATGCTTCCATCCGCTCATCGATCAGTTCTTTTTCGGGGCCGGCCTCTCTGGGATCTTCCACTGGAATCACCTCCCGCTCTGTTTGCTTGCTGCTGCTTCGCCCTTGACCATTCTATGGTATCAGATCATGTCCGCAGGCGCTTCATCAGGCAGTTCTTGTTTGCCATCCTTTTCCCCCCTCCCAAGAAGCTTGCCGCCTTTAAGCCTGAAATAAATGACGTAAGCCAGCAGAAGGATGGTCCAGGAAACCGGATAGGCCATGATAATGGCATCAAAACTCTGCCAGACAGGGAGCACGGCAAACATCCAGATGACCCGGACACCTGCCATGCAAACAAGGCTCGCGGTCATGGGGAAAATGGCATGACCCAGGCCGCGGAGCGTCGCGCCCATGACCTCTGTCAGGGCAAAGA contains:
- a CDS encoding 1-acyl-sn-glycerol-3-phosphate acyltransferase, with protein sequence MKWKRKDKPTDIQRRGWQGHFLFLLGMLLSRLFLRLRYLGRDHIPRRGSYLVVANHQSMVDGLWIMGGIPSSQLPRFSVIGGSDLEQSFGLTGRILFRVGKVIPIDRHGNPLRGLLLAKKAIEKNTIVMIHPEGTRTYDGRIGEMKNGAAYLAKKTGVPVIPVYINGAFDVFSRHMSMPRPIDWKRFRRKKVTIEFCPPIDPAVFKDVDSLMEAISQTLLQKEEAALALGETTR
- the mreB gene encoding rod shape-determining protein MreB translates to MGLGLNIGIDLGTATVLIYVEGRGVVLREPSVVAVNTRTSRVLAVGERASLMLGRTPDIVKAIRPLREGVISDFQVTEIMLKEFIGRVNTGFLGRYFKPTIVVSVPGVITPVEQKAVEDACRHAGAREVFLIREPIASAIGAGIDITQASGSMIIDIGGGTTDIAVISLCRPVVDASTKVAGDKFDEAIIRYIRRRHNVLIGEQTAEELKINIGCAYPREEELTMEVRGRNIVTGMPAILTISSTEMLEALEEPVSLIFEAIHSVLEQTPPELMADLSQRGIVMTGGGSLLYGLDRMLATRVGIEVIVAEDPISCVAIGTGIALNIMDRFADIAGL
- a CDS encoding transcription termination factor Rho; the protein is MALPDIRGKTKKDLSEIAHISGLLTPADTSRMTKQQLIDFLTRMEEESELAVPEDTGPGGPQKAGEEKESVESPPAGRKTPARKATKVTPRKKNASAPPAEKEDTELVDPPPPDEAVMDDAAAPEEGEAEKQVETQELMTGVLEVMPEGYGFLRIENYIQSSRDIYVPPQYVRRFGLRTGDLVTGPVRQQRDNDRYRALFYIREVNGEAPEKMIRRPHFDRLTPIYPRERYTLETVREELSTRVIDLVCPIGKGQRGMIVSPPKAGKTILLQKIANAITINSPETKLIVLLIDERPEEVTDMQRSIEGEVVYSTFDKTPENHVRITELVLERAMRLVELGHDVVILLDSITRMGRAYNLTINPTGRTLSGGLDPGALYGPKRFFGAARNIEHGGSLTIIATALIETGSRMDEVIFEEFKGTGNMEVILDRKLADKRIFPAIDITRSGTRREELLLSEKELDAIWILRKTFSQLETAAVTETMLNLLMKTRSNDQFISSINVSMADKSLFDAMRGGMPKRDNANNSTL
- a CDS encoding nucleoside deaminase; the encoded protein is MEEALAQARLAELDGEVPIGAVIVQHGQIIARGKNSREESQDATGHAEIDAIRQACHQTGSWRLNDCDLFVTLEPCLMCAGAIIQARIRHLYFGASDPKSGMAGSAGDAFALPANHTVRITGGLLAGPCGDLLRSFFERKRNKI
- the hflX gene encoding GTPase HflX — encoded protein: MSGTGEEAAGALLVAVDTGKRSQDAVVRSLDELEDLAGTNGFAVKGRVIQRLEQPDGLTFVGSGKLLEIAELAREKEATYLIFDGELTPAQTRGITDAVKIRISDRVNVILSIFADRARTDEGKIQVELAWLRYRLTQLTGRGVELSRLGGGIGTRGPGETKLEQDRRVIRKRMGVLRSQLRRMEGRRERSRALRHRREMITAAIVGYTNAGKSTLLNKLSDAELATGDQLFMTLDPTARRIEIHDGLSLILVDTVGFIRDLPDFLLQAFRATFEEAASADLILLVCDMSDPDAASQIEVVQHQLNDLGAGMLPLIYVLNKMDQVRPDAYHDVMVALRHEDADRIVQVSALTGEGLVQLKERLARFVDETLVEFCAALPYAQAGIVAHAREYGSVTEERYEPEYILLSGRIRRSRIGPILPWIKKS